A single region of the Pan troglodytes isolate AG18354 chromosome 18, NHGRI_mPanTro3-v2.0_pri, whole genome shotgun sequence genome encodes:
- the CIITA gene encoding MHC class II transactivator isoform X11, with product MTSGRAATDLPRPQSWREGEATSSARGSPGNSGSSQCATMELGPLEGGYLELLNSDADPVCLYHFYDQMDLAGEEEIELYSEPDTDTINCDQFSRLLCDMEGDEETREAYANIAELDQYVFQDSQLEGLSKDIFIEHIGPDEVIGESMEMPAEVGQKSQKRPFPEELPADLKHWKPAEPPTVVTGSLLVGPVSDCSTLPCLPLPALFNQEPASGQMRLEKTDQIPMPSSSSSLSCLNLPEGPIQFVPTISTLPHGLWQISEAGTGVSSIFIYHGEVPQASQVPPPSGFTVHGLPTSPDRPGSTSPFAPSATDLPSMPEPALTSRANMTEHKTSPTQCQAAGEVSNKLPKWPEPVEQFYRSLQDTYCAEPAGPDGILVEVDLVQARLERSSSKSLERELATPDWAERQLAQGGLAEVLLAAKEHRRPRETRVIAVLGKPGQGKSYWAGAVSRAWACGRLPQYDFVFSVPCHCLNRPGDAYGLQDLLFSLGPQPLVAADEVFSHILKRPDRVLLILDAFEELEAQDGFLHSTCGPAPAEPCSLRGLLAGLFQKKLLRGCTLLLTARPRGRLVQSLSKADALFELSGFSMEQAQAYVMRYFESSGMTEHQDRALTLLRDRPLLLSHSHSPTLCRAVCQLSEALLELGEDAKLPSTLTGLYVGLLGRAALNSPPGALAELAKLAWELGRRHQSTLQQDQFPSADVRTWAMAKGLVQHPPGAAESELAFPSFLLQCFLGALWLALSGEIKDKELPQYLALTPRKKRPYDNWLEGVPRFLAGLIFQPRARCLGALVGPSAAALADRKQKVLARYLKRLQPGTLRARQLLELLHCAHEAEEAGIWQHVVQELPGRLSFLGTRLTPPDAHVLGKALEAAGQDFSLDLRSTGICPSGLGSLVGLSCVTRFRAALSDTVALWESLRQHGETKLLQAAEEKFTIEPFKAKSLKDVEDLGKLVQTQRTRSSSEDTAGELPAVRDLKKLEFALGPVSGPQAFPKLVRILTAFSSLQHLDLDALSENKIGDEGVSQLSATFPQLKSLETLNLSQNNITDLGAYKLAEALPSLAASLLRLSLYNNCICDVGAESLARVLPDMVSLRVMDVQYNKFTAAGAQQLAASLRRCPHVETLAMWTPTIPFSVQEHLQQQDSRISLR from the exons CGGAACTGGACCAGTATGTCTTCCAGGACTCCCAGCTGGAGGGCCTGAGCAAAGACATTTTCA TAGAGCACATAGGACCAGATGAAGTGATCGGTGAGAGTATGGAGATGCCAGCAGAAGTTGGGCAGAAAAGTCAGAAAAGAC ccttcccAGAGGAGCTTCCGGCAGACCTGAAGCACTGGAAGCCAG CTGAACCCCCCACTGTGGTGACTGGCAGTCTCCTAGTGGGACCAGTGAGCGACTGCTccaccctgccctgcctgccaCTGCCTGCGCTGTTCAACCAGGAGCCAGCCTCCGGCCAGATGCGCCTGGAGAAAACCGACCAGATTCCCA TGCCTTCCTCCAGTTCCTCGTTGAGCTGCCTGAATCTCCCTGAGGGACCCATCCAGTTTGTCCCCACCATCTCCACTCTGCCCCATGGGCTCTGGCAAATCTCTGAGGCTGGAACAGGGGTCTCCAGTATATTCATCTACCATG GTGAGGTGCCCCAGGCCAGCCAAGTACCCCCTCCCAGTGGATTCACTGTCCATGGCCTCCCAACATCTCCAGACCGGCCAGGCTCCACCAGCCCCTTCGCTCCATCAGCCACTGACCTGCCCAGCATGCCTGAACCTGCCCTGACTTCCCGAGCAAACATGACAG AGCACAAGACGTCCCCCACCCAATGCCAGGCAGCTGGAGAGGTCTCCAACAAGCTTCCAAAATGGCCTG AGCCGGTGGAGCAGTTCTACCGCTCACTGCAGGACACGTATTGTGCCGAGCCCGCAGGCCCCGATGGCATCCTAGTGGAGGTGGATCTGGTGCAGGCCAGGCTGGAGAGGAGCAGCAGCAAGAGCCTGGAGCGGGAACTGGCCACCCCGGACTGGGCAGAACGGCAGCTGGCCCAAGGAGGCCTGGCTGAGGTGCTGTTGGCTGCCAAGGAGCACCGGCGGCCGCGTGAGACACGAGTGATTGCTGTGCTGGGCAAACCTGGTCAGGGCAAGAGCTATTGGGCTGGGGCAGTGAGCCGGGCCTGGGCTTGTGGCCGGCTTCCCCAGTACGACTTTGTCTTCTCTGTCCCCTGCCATTGCTTGAACCGTCCGGGGGATGCCTATGGCCTGCAGGATCTGCTCTTCTCCCTGGGCCCACAGCCACTCGTGGCGGCCGATGAGGTTTTCAGCCACATCTTGAAGAGACCTGACCGCGTTCTGCTCATCCTAGACGCCTTCGAGGAGCTGGAAGCGCAAGATGGCTTCCTGCACAGCACGTGCGGACCGGCACCGGCGGAGCCCTGCTCCCTCCGGGGGCTGCTGGCCGGCCTTTTCCAGAAGAAGCTGCTCCGAGGTTGCACCCTCCTCCTCACAGCCCGGCCCCGGGGCCGCCTGGTCCAGAGCCTGAGCAAGGCCGACGCCCTATTTGAGCTGTCCGGCTTCTCCATGGAGCAGGCCCAGGCCTACGTGATGCGCTACTTTGAGAGCTCAGGGATGACAGAGCACCAAGACAGAGCCCTGACGCTCCTCCGGGACCGGCCACTTCTTCTCAGTCACAGCCACAGCCCTACTTTGTGCCGGGCAGTGTGCCAGCTCTCAGAGGCCCTGCTGGAGCTTGGGGAGGACGCCAAGCTTCCCTCCACGCTCACGGGACTCTATGTCGGCCTGCTGGGCCGTGCAGCCCTCAACAGCCCCCCCGGGGCCCTGGCAGAGCTGGCCAAGCTGGCCTGGGAGCTGGGCCGCAGACATCAAAGTACCCTACAGCAGGACCAGTTCCCATCCGCAGACGTGAGGACCTGGGCGATGGCCAAAGGCTTAGTCCAACACCCACCGGGGGCCGCAGAGTCCGAGCTGGCCTTCCCCAGCTTCCTCCTGCAATGCTTCCTGGGGGCCCTGTGGCTGGCTCTGAGTGGCGAAATCAAGGACAAGGAGCTCCCGCAGTACCTAGCATTGACCCCAAGGAAGAAGAGACCCTATGACAACTGGCTGGAGGGCGTGCCACGCTTTCTGGCTGGGCTGATCTTCCAGCCTCGCGCCCGCTGCCTGGGAGCCCTAGTCGGGCCATCGGCGGCTGCCTTGGCGGACAGGAAGCAGAAGGTGCTTGCGAGGTACCTGAAGCGGCTGCAGCCGGGGACACTGCGGGCGCGGCAGCTGCTGGAACTGCTGCACTGCGCCCACGAGGCCGAGGAGGCTGGAATTTGGCAGCACGTGGTACAGGAGCTCCCCGGCCGCCTCTCTTTTCTGGGCACCCGTCTCACGCCTCCTGATGCACATGTACTGGGCAAGGCCTTGGAGGCGGCGGGCCAAGACTTCTCCCTGGACCTCCGCAGCACTGGCATTTGCCCCTCTGGATTGGGGAGCCTCGTGGGACTCAGCTGTGTCACCCGTTTCAG GGCTGCCTTGAGTGACACAGTGGCGCTGTGGGAGTCCCTGCGGCAGCATGGGGAGACCAAGCTACTTCAGGCAGCAGAGGAGAAGTTCACCATCGAGCCTTTCAAAGCCAAGTCCCTGAAGGATGTGGAAGACCTGGGAAAGCTTGTGCAGACTCAGAG GACGAGAAGTTCCTCGGAAGACACAGCTGGGGAGCTCCCTGCTGTTCGGGACCTAAAGAAACTGGAGTTTGC GCTGGGCCCTGTCTCAGGCCCCCAGGCTTTCCCCAAACTGGTGCGGATCCTCACGGCCTTTTCCTCCCTGCAGCATCTGGA CCTGGATGCACTGAGTGAGAACAAGATCGGGGACGAGGGTGTCTCACAGCTCTCAGCCACCTTCCCCCAGCTGAAGTCCTTGGAAACCCTCAA TCTGTCCCAGAACAACATCACTGACCTGGGTGCCTACAAACTCGCCGAGGCCCTGCCTTCACTCGCTGCATCCCTGCTCAGGCTAAG CTTGTACAATAACTGCATCTGCGACGTGGGAGCCGAGAGCTTGGCTCGTGTGCTTCCAGACATGGTGTCCCTCCGGGTGATGGA CGTCCAGTACAACAAGTTCACGGCTGCCGGAGCCCAGCAGCTCGCTGCCAGCCTTCGGAGGTGTCCTCATGTGGAGACGCTGGC GATGTGGACGCCCACCATCCCATTCAGTGTCCAGGAACACCTGCAACAACAGGATTCACGGATCAGCCTGAGATGA
- the CIITA gene encoding MHC class II transactivator isoform X13, producing MRCLAPRPAGSYLSEPQGSSQCATMELGPLEGGYLELLNSDADPVCLYHFYDQMDLAGEEEIELYSEPDTDTINCDQFSRLLCDMEGDEETREAYANIAELDQYVFQDSQLEGLSKDIFIEHIGPDEVIGESMEMPAEVGQKSQKRPFPEELPADLKHWKPAEPPTVVTGSLLVGPVSDCSTLPCLPLPALFNQEPASGQMRLEKTDQIPMPSSSSSLSCLNLPEGPIQFVPTISTLPHGLWQISEAGTGVSSIFIYHGEVPQASQVPPPSGFTVHGLPTSPDRPGSTSPFAPSATDLPSMPEPALTSRANMTEHKTSPTQCQAAGEVSNKLPKWPEPVEQFYRSLQDTYCAEPAGPDGILVEVDLVQARLERSSSKSLERELATPDWAERQLAQGGLAEVLLAAKEHRRPRETRVIAVLGKPGQGKSYWAGAVSRAWACGRLPQYDFVFSVPCHCLNRPGDAYGLQDLLFSLGPQPLVAADEVFSHILKRPDRVLLILDAFEELEAQDGFLHSTCGPAPAEPCSLRGLLAGLFQKKLLRGCTLLLTARPRGRLVQSLSKADALFELSGFSMEQAQAYVMRYFESSGMTEHQDRALTLLRDRPLLLSHSHSPTLCRAVCQLSEALLELGEDAKLPSTLTGLYVGLLGRAALNSPPGALAELAKLAWELGRRHQSTLQQDQFPSADVRTWAMAKGLVQHPPGAAESELAFPSFLLQCFLGALWLALSGEIKDKELPQYLALTPRKKRPYDNWLEGVPRFLAGLIFQPRARCLGALVGPSAAALADRKQKVLARYLKRLQPGTLRARQLLELLHCAHEAEEAGIWQHVVQELPGRLSFLGTRLTPPDAHVLGKALEAAGQDFSLDLRSTGICPSGLGSLVGLSCVTRFRAALSDTVALWESLRQHGETKLLQAAEEKFTIEPFKAKSLKDVEDLGKLVQTQRTRSSSEDTAGELPAVRDLKKLEFALGPVSGPQAFPKLVRILTAFSSLQHLDLDALSENKIGDEGVSQLSATFPQLKSLETLNLSQNNITDLGAYKLAEALPSLAASLLRLSLYNNCICDVGAESLARVLPDMVSLRVMDVQYNKFTAAGAQQLAASLRRCPHVETLAMWTPTIPFSVQEHLQQQDSRISLR from the exons CGGAACTGGACCAGTATGTCTTCCAGGACTCCCAGCTGGAGGGCCTGAGCAAAGACATTTTCA TAGAGCACATAGGACCAGATGAAGTGATCGGTGAGAGTATGGAGATGCCAGCAGAAGTTGGGCAGAAAAGTCAGAAAAGAC ccttcccAGAGGAGCTTCCGGCAGACCTGAAGCACTGGAAGCCAG CTGAACCCCCCACTGTGGTGACTGGCAGTCTCCTAGTGGGACCAGTGAGCGACTGCTccaccctgccctgcctgccaCTGCCTGCGCTGTTCAACCAGGAGCCAGCCTCCGGCCAGATGCGCCTGGAGAAAACCGACCAGATTCCCA TGCCTTCCTCCAGTTCCTCGTTGAGCTGCCTGAATCTCCCTGAGGGACCCATCCAGTTTGTCCCCACCATCTCCACTCTGCCCCATGGGCTCTGGCAAATCTCTGAGGCTGGAACAGGGGTCTCCAGTATATTCATCTACCATG GTGAGGTGCCCCAGGCCAGCCAAGTACCCCCTCCCAGTGGATTCACTGTCCATGGCCTCCCAACATCTCCAGACCGGCCAGGCTCCACCAGCCCCTTCGCTCCATCAGCCACTGACCTGCCCAGCATGCCTGAACCTGCCCTGACTTCCCGAGCAAACATGACAG AGCACAAGACGTCCCCCACCCAATGCCAGGCAGCTGGAGAGGTCTCCAACAAGCTTCCAAAATGGCCTG AGCCGGTGGAGCAGTTCTACCGCTCACTGCAGGACACGTATTGTGCCGAGCCCGCAGGCCCCGATGGCATCCTAGTGGAGGTGGATCTGGTGCAGGCCAGGCTGGAGAGGAGCAGCAGCAAGAGCCTGGAGCGGGAACTGGCCACCCCGGACTGGGCAGAACGGCAGCTGGCCCAAGGAGGCCTGGCTGAGGTGCTGTTGGCTGCCAAGGAGCACCGGCGGCCGCGTGAGACACGAGTGATTGCTGTGCTGGGCAAACCTGGTCAGGGCAAGAGCTATTGGGCTGGGGCAGTGAGCCGGGCCTGGGCTTGTGGCCGGCTTCCCCAGTACGACTTTGTCTTCTCTGTCCCCTGCCATTGCTTGAACCGTCCGGGGGATGCCTATGGCCTGCAGGATCTGCTCTTCTCCCTGGGCCCACAGCCACTCGTGGCGGCCGATGAGGTTTTCAGCCACATCTTGAAGAGACCTGACCGCGTTCTGCTCATCCTAGACGCCTTCGAGGAGCTGGAAGCGCAAGATGGCTTCCTGCACAGCACGTGCGGACCGGCACCGGCGGAGCCCTGCTCCCTCCGGGGGCTGCTGGCCGGCCTTTTCCAGAAGAAGCTGCTCCGAGGTTGCACCCTCCTCCTCACAGCCCGGCCCCGGGGCCGCCTGGTCCAGAGCCTGAGCAAGGCCGACGCCCTATTTGAGCTGTCCGGCTTCTCCATGGAGCAGGCCCAGGCCTACGTGATGCGCTACTTTGAGAGCTCAGGGATGACAGAGCACCAAGACAGAGCCCTGACGCTCCTCCGGGACCGGCCACTTCTTCTCAGTCACAGCCACAGCCCTACTTTGTGCCGGGCAGTGTGCCAGCTCTCAGAGGCCCTGCTGGAGCTTGGGGAGGACGCCAAGCTTCCCTCCACGCTCACGGGACTCTATGTCGGCCTGCTGGGCCGTGCAGCCCTCAACAGCCCCCCCGGGGCCCTGGCAGAGCTGGCCAAGCTGGCCTGGGAGCTGGGCCGCAGACATCAAAGTACCCTACAGCAGGACCAGTTCCCATCCGCAGACGTGAGGACCTGGGCGATGGCCAAAGGCTTAGTCCAACACCCACCGGGGGCCGCAGAGTCCGAGCTGGCCTTCCCCAGCTTCCTCCTGCAATGCTTCCTGGGGGCCCTGTGGCTGGCTCTGAGTGGCGAAATCAAGGACAAGGAGCTCCCGCAGTACCTAGCATTGACCCCAAGGAAGAAGAGACCCTATGACAACTGGCTGGAGGGCGTGCCACGCTTTCTGGCTGGGCTGATCTTCCAGCCTCGCGCCCGCTGCCTGGGAGCCCTAGTCGGGCCATCGGCGGCTGCCTTGGCGGACAGGAAGCAGAAGGTGCTTGCGAGGTACCTGAAGCGGCTGCAGCCGGGGACACTGCGGGCGCGGCAGCTGCTGGAACTGCTGCACTGCGCCCACGAGGCCGAGGAGGCTGGAATTTGGCAGCACGTGGTACAGGAGCTCCCCGGCCGCCTCTCTTTTCTGGGCACCCGTCTCACGCCTCCTGATGCACATGTACTGGGCAAGGCCTTGGAGGCGGCGGGCCAAGACTTCTCCCTGGACCTCCGCAGCACTGGCATTTGCCCCTCTGGATTGGGGAGCCTCGTGGGACTCAGCTGTGTCACCCGTTTCAG GGCTGCCTTGAGTGACACAGTGGCGCTGTGGGAGTCCCTGCGGCAGCATGGGGAGACCAAGCTACTTCAGGCAGCAGAGGAGAAGTTCACCATCGAGCCTTTCAAAGCCAAGTCCCTGAAGGATGTGGAAGACCTGGGAAAGCTTGTGCAGACTCAGAG GACGAGAAGTTCCTCGGAAGACACAGCTGGGGAGCTCCCTGCTGTTCGGGACCTAAAGAAACTGGAGTTTGC GCTGGGCCCTGTCTCAGGCCCCCAGGCTTTCCCCAAACTGGTGCGGATCCTCACGGCCTTTTCCTCCCTGCAGCATCTGGA CCTGGATGCACTGAGTGAGAACAAGATCGGGGACGAGGGTGTCTCACAGCTCTCAGCCACCTTCCCCCAGCTGAAGTCCTTGGAAACCCTCAA TCTGTCCCAGAACAACATCACTGACCTGGGTGCCTACAAACTCGCCGAGGCCCTGCCTTCACTCGCTGCATCCCTGCTCAGGCTAAG CTTGTACAATAACTGCATCTGCGACGTGGGAGCCGAGAGCTTGGCTCGTGTGCTTCCAGACATGGTGTCCCTCCGGGTGATGGA CGTCCAGTACAACAAGTTCACGGCTGCCGGAGCCCAGCAGCTCGCTGCCAGCCTTCGGAGGTGTCCTCATGTGGAGACGCTGGC GATGTGGACGCCCACCATCCCATTCAGTGTCCAGGAACACCTGCAACAACAGGATTCACGGATCAGCCTGAGATGA
- the CIITA gene encoding MHC class II transactivator isoform X2, whose amino-acid sequence MELGPLEGGYLELLNSDADPVCLYHFYDQMDLAGEEEIELYSEPDTDTINCDQFSRLLCDMEGDEETREAYANIAELDQYVFQDSQLEGLSKDIFKHIGPDEVIGESMEMPAEVGQKSQKRPFPEELPADLKHWKPAEPPTVVTGSLLVGPVSDCSTLPCLPLPALFNQEPASGQMRLEKTDQIPMPSSSSSLSCLNLPEGPIQFVPTISTLPHGLWQISEAGTGVSSIFIYHGEVPQASQVPPPSGFTVHGLPTSPDRPGSTSPFAPSATDLPSMPEPALTSRANMTEHKTSPTQCQAAGEVSNKLPKWPEPVEQFYRSLQDTYCAEPAGPDGILVEVDLVQARLERSSSKSLERELATPDWAERQLAQGGLAEVLLAAKEHRRPRETRVIAVLGKPGQGKSYWAGAVSRAWACGRLPQYDFVFSVPCHCLNRPGDAYGLQDLLFSLGPQPLVAADEVFSHILKRPDRVLLILDAFEELEAQDGFLHSTCGPAPAEPCSLRGLLAGLFQKKLLRGCTLLLTARPRGRLVQSLSKADALFELSGFSMEQAQAYVMRYFESSGMTEHQDRALTLLRDRPLLLSHSHSPTLCRAVCQLSEALLELGEDAKLPSTLTGLYVGLLGRAALNSPPGALAELAKLAWELGRRHQSTLQQDQFPSADVRTWAMAKGLVQHPPGAAESELAFPSFLLQCFLGALWLALSGEIKDKELPQYLALTPRKKRPYDNWLEGVPRFLAGLIFQPRARCLGALVGPSAAALADRKQKVLARYLKRLQPGTLRARQLLELLHCAHEAEEAGIWQHVVQELPGRLSFLGTRLTPPDAHVLGKALEAAGQDFSLDLRSTGICPSGLGSLVGLSCVTRFRAALSDTVALWESLRQHGETKLLQAAEEKFTIEPFKAKSLKDVEDLGKLVQTQRTRSSSEDTAGELPAVRDLKKLEFALGPVSGPQAFPKLVRILTAFSSLQHLDLDALSENKIGDEGVSQLSATFPQLKSLETLNLSQNNITDLGAYKLAEALPSLAASLLRLSLYNNCICDVGAESLARVLPDMVSLRVMDVQYNKFTAAGAQQLAASLRRCPHVETLAMWTPTIPFSVQEHLQQQDSRISLR is encoded by the exons CGGAACTGGACCAGTATGTCTTCCAGGACTCCCAGCTGGAGGGCCTGAGCAAAGACATTTTCA AGCACATAGGACCAGATGAAGTGATCGGTGAGAGTATGGAGATGCCAGCAGAAGTTGGGCAGAAAAGTCAGAAAAGAC ccttcccAGAGGAGCTTCCGGCAGACCTGAAGCACTGGAAGCCAG CTGAACCCCCCACTGTGGTGACTGGCAGTCTCCTAGTGGGACCAGTGAGCGACTGCTccaccctgccctgcctgccaCTGCCTGCGCTGTTCAACCAGGAGCCAGCCTCCGGCCAGATGCGCCTGGAGAAAACCGACCAGATTCCCA TGCCTTCCTCCAGTTCCTCGTTGAGCTGCCTGAATCTCCCTGAGGGACCCATCCAGTTTGTCCCCACCATCTCCACTCTGCCCCATGGGCTCTGGCAAATCTCTGAGGCTGGAACAGGGGTCTCCAGTATATTCATCTACCATG GTGAGGTGCCCCAGGCCAGCCAAGTACCCCCTCCCAGTGGATTCACTGTCCATGGCCTCCCAACATCTCCAGACCGGCCAGGCTCCACCAGCCCCTTCGCTCCATCAGCCACTGACCTGCCCAGCATGCCTGAACCTGCCCTGACTTCCCGAGCAAACATGACAG AGCACAAGACGTCCCCCACCCAATGCCAGGCAGCTGGAGAGGTCTCCAACAAGCTTCCAAAATGGCCTG AGCCGGTGGAGCAGTTCTACCGCTCACTGCAGGACACGTATTGTGCCGAGCCCGCAGGCCCCGATGGCATCCTAGTGGAGGTGGATCTGGTGCAGGCCAGGCTGGAGAGGAGCAGCAGCAAGAGCCTGGAGCGGGAACTGGCCACCCCGGACTGGGCAGAACGGCAGCTGGCCCAAGGAGGCCTGGCTGAGGTGCTGTTGGCTGCCAAGGAGCACCGGCGGCCGCGTGAGACACGAGTGATTGCTGTGCTGGGCAAACCTGGTCAGGGCAAGAGCTATTGGGCTGGGGCAGTGAGCCGGGCCTGGGCTTGTGGCCGGCTTCCCCAGTACGACTTTGTCTTCTCTGTCCCCTGCCATTGCTTGAACCGTCCGGGGGATGCCTATGGCCTGCAGGATCTGCTCTTCTCCCTGGGCCCACAGCCACTCGTGGCGGCCGATGAGGTTTTCAGCCACATCTTGAAGAGACCTGACCGCGTTCTGCTCATCCTAGACGCCTTCGAGGAGCTGGAAGCGCAAGATGGCTTCCTGCACAGCACGTGCGGACCGGCACCGGCGGAGCCCTGCTCCCTCCGGGGGCTGCTGGCCGGCCTTTTCCAGAAGAAGCTGCTCCGAGGTTGCACCCTCCTCCTCACAGCCCGGCCCCGGGGCCGCCTGGTCCAGAGCCTGAGCAAGGCCGACGCCCTATTTGAGCTGTCCGGCTTCTCCATGGAGCAGGCCCAGGCCTACGTGATGCGCTACTTTGAGAGCTCAGGGATGACAGAGCACCAAGACAGAGCCCTGACGCTCCTCCGGGACCGGCCACTTCTTCTCAGTCACAGCCACAGCCCTACTTTGTGCCGGGCAGTGTGCCAGCTCTCAGAGGCCCTGCTGGAGCTTGGGGAGGACGCCAAGCTTCCCTCCACGCTCACGGGACTCTATGTCGGCCTGCTGGGCCGTGCAGCCCTCAACAGCCCCCCCGGGGCCCTGGCAGAGCTGGCCAAGCTGGCCTGGGAGCTGGGCCGCAGACATCAAAGTACCCTACAGCAGGACCAGTTCCCATCCGCAGACGTGAGGACCTGGGCGATGGCCAAAGGCTTAGTCCAACACCCACCGGGGGCCGCAGAGTCCGAGCTGGCCTTCCCCAGCTTCCTCCTGCAATGCTTCCTGGGGGCCCTGTGGCTGGCTCTGAGTGGCGAAATCAAGGACAAGGAGCTCCCGCAGTACCTAGCATTGACCCCAAGGAAGAAGAGACCCTATGACAACTGGCTGGAGGGCGTGCCACGCTTTCTGGCTGGGCTGATCTTCCAGCCTCGCGCCCGCTGCCTGGGAGCCCTAGTCGGGCCATCGGCGGCTGCCTTGGCGGACAGGAAGCAGAAGGTGCTTGCGAGGTACCTGAAGCGGCTGCAGCCGGGGACACTGCGGGCGCGGCAGCTGCTGGAACTGCTGCACTGCGCCCACGAGGCCGAGGAGGCTGGAATTTGGCAGCACGTGGTACAGGAGCTCCCCGGCCGCCTCTCTTTTCTGGGCACCCGTCTCACGCCTCCTGATGCACATGTACTGGGCAAGGCCTTGGAGGCGGCGGGCCAAGACTTCTCCCTGGACCTCCGCAGCACTGGCATTTGCCCCTCTGGATTGGGGAGCCTCGTGGGACTCAGCTGTGTCACCCGTTTCAG GGCTGCCTTGAGTGACACAGTGGCGCTGTGGGAGTCCCTGCGGCAGCATGGGGAGACCAAGCTACTTCAGGCAGCAGAGGAGAAGTTCACCATCGAGCCTTTCAAAGCCAAGTCCCTGAAGGATGTGGAAGACCTGGGAAAGCTTGTGCAGACTCAGAG GACGAGAAGTTCCTCGGAAGACACAGCTGGGGAGCTCCCTGCTGTTCGGGACCTAAAGAAACTGGAGTTTGC GCTGGGCCCTGTCTCAGGCCCCCAGGCTTTCCCCAAACTGGTGCGGATCCTCACGGCCTTTTCCTCCCTGCAGCATCTGGA CCTGGATGCACTGAGTGAGAACAAGATCGGGGACGAGGGTGTCTCACAGCTCTCAGCCACCTTCCCCCAGCTGAAGTCCTTGGAAACCCTCAA TCTGTCCCAGAACAACATCACTGACCTGGGTGCCTACAAACTCGCCGAGGCCCTGCCTTCACTCGCTGCATCCCTGCTCAGGCTAAG CTTGTACAATAACTGCATCTGCGACGTGGGAGCCGAGAGCTTGGCTCGTGTGCTTCCAGACATGGTGTCCCTCCGGGTGATGGA CGTCCAGTACAACAAGTTCACGGCTGCCGGAGCCCAGCAGCTCGCTGCCAGCCTTCGGAGGTGTCCTCATGTGGAGACGCTGGC GATGTGGACGCCCACCATCCCATTCAGTGTCCAGGAACACCTGCAACAACAGGATTCACGGATCAGCCTGAGATGA